A region of the Osmia bicornis bicornis chromosome 1, iOsmBic2.1, whole genome shotgun sequence genome:
taacaataatatttcatCTTTTTAGCCTGCGCATTCGATTAAACTATCCCCTATTCGAGCACAATATTGTGCAACGTTTCGAAAACTCAAAAATCTACTAAAACGTACTAAAATGGATCGAAATGAAGATAAAACAATGCAACCTTCAACTTCGGTCAAAAGTGACGAATATCACGTGGAACAGACGTACTGTCCCTCGTGTTTAAAAAACGACAAAGATATTCTAAGACTAATTGTCATGAGAGAATTATCAGTATCACTGATTCAAATAAGTATAAAAAACGAGAAAGCTTCGATTGGATCGATAATAAATAACAGTTATCACGCAATGTCCAACAATAAGACCGGTTATGAAGCGTTCGATCAATCGAACGAGTCAGAATTATGACTAACCCCAGAATTGCAAAGGGAATTTTTCACAAGATTTATGAAAACTTTTGCAAACGATTTGAAAATTGGCATTATTTCTTTGAAACAGAGCATTGCTAATATTCTAAGTTCTCCGAACGAACTACTCCTGGATTTTGATTTACAAATGTTATCACAATTTTGTAAGAAAACCTTTTATCAAATTCACGATAGCATTGGTTATTTATTTTGGTATCCGAAAGTAGGCATCAAAAACAGAGTTGAAACACATAATTCCAACTGGTTCGACTTTATCGATTCCCTACCCATTGTACCTCATTATTTAGCAACAAATAATGGAACATTCGTTACAATGAAAGATTATTTGAGCTGCGctcatgtaattaataataacagcAATATAATTACCTGGTATTTATTCGATTACACCAGACCGTCTTTACAATCTTACCTGACGTTTTATAAATTCTAcaaaaagatgaagaaaacTATGACTGACAATATTATTGTATTAGAGAACGGTGAATATGATTATCCAAATCATACGATTCATATTTTTCGATGTTCGCCTGATGGCAAACATAATACCAGAAAGAACTGTCAGTTCGAACATAAAACAGTGATCGAATTAACGAAAAATccgtttattaaattatacttACCTGTCATCATTGGATCTTTCGATGAAGAATCCTCGAAACGTATGTTTCATTTAGTATACCGCAAAAACATTAAACCAAAGGATCTATTCGAACTATTAGTTGaattgattaatattttgaaGGAACTGCAGATCGAGAGTATTCCGATTCATATATGCAATTCGTTCAATTTTCGGCGGATTTTGAGGATGCTTCGATACCTGCTTGCCGATGATAACATCAAAGTGTATGTTAATTACAAAGataatcattcattttttGGCAGAAAATGGGCTTTCTGGAAATAGATGTATAGAtgtaatatttttgctgaaaTATTGTAAATGTGTATCGTAAATTTGTATTGTAAATTTGTACGAACAATCGATAAAAAGGGGTACAAGACGCTCACATTTTTAGATGTTCGAATCgatgttaaattaaaaatttattcaattatgCTGAAAAAGAGTATTTATCTGGAAggtatttttcgaattttaaatgtttaaagataaataaaaatatttttgtcgtccattataaatgtttaaagataaataaaaatatttttgtcgTCTACTATAAATGTTCTTTGTAGTAGaatagaaaacaaaaattttatgtcgaaaattaaataagacTCTATAAGTCATTTATAAATCAtgatgtaatttatattttccgaTAAATCGGTGAATGAAACTGAATGAAGTTCTAAATACGACCGATCGCTGTTCAAGATGGAATTTTGAGGCGTAAGAGGGTGGAGGGAGGGgacattaaatataaaatggtATCTTCGACTTCCTATTAGcttccgagatattaattaaaatctttcgtacaatacatagaatttttcctatacagaCGTAACTAACACAACCGTCTTCGTTGTAGTAAGCTGACATTGTCAAGTGTCGAACAGCCGTTTACACAGAGGAGATTCCATCCTGACTATTCAAAACTTTGGAAACACGACGACGGCCTTCCGGCGGCCTACGTATAAATCAAATGTGTTTAATTTCTAGagaattagtaataaaatataaaacataacgTAATGTAactaaaaaaattaaatttgacaTGGTATACCTTATAGAAACGCAAAACGATATTGCTATGGTGTGAAGGGTTGTTCGACACTTGACGATGACGGTTCTTACAGCGAAGACGGTAGTGTTAGTTTCATCTGTAcaggaaaaattctatgtattgtacgaaagtttttaattaatatctcggaaactaataggaagccgaagataccactttatatttggggtcCCCTCCTACCCTTCCCATCAAAATTTCGGAACTACAGCCAAGCAACAGAGTACCTAAATAAGTGCCAGAAGTTTCTCTGTGAACGAGTAATAATCTGTGATGGTAATTATCGAATGTAATTAAGCTAAGAAAATATGGAACTGAACGATActagatttattaaaaaagaaaggaagtgCAGCTATACCAGTATGAATGGACCCAAGCCCTTTTCGAGAAAACTACTTAGGTCCATTTATACTACATTGTGGCGGTACTTCCTTTGAATCTATAGCGAGAAATTTATTGGAaactatatttattattatattaatgtttaataaatatttaatgttaataattagtgggtagtatgaaTTTCATCTTAAacttaaaaatatgtattgaTTCTAAATGTTGTAAATGATGTTGTGTATTCAATAAATGTAGTCGGTGTGTAAATTGTTTCTTTCATAATTTCATTACCCGTAATCATTGTTTAATTGTTTCATGAGTTGCctttttaaaatcaaaatcaaagaGAAATCAACGAATGTCAGAGTCAAAGGGTTGCCAAATCGGCGACAACGTTAAACGTGGCCGGTTCGTGCCTTGAGTTGCATTCGACTGCCAAATGCACCCGGCTGCACTTTGAAGTCGGTGCACGCATAACTTGCGCGCCCACTAGAAATTAAGCAGCTTATAATGTTCGCTTCTGAGGGACCTAACGTTTGTGCGAAACCATTCGAAGGACCATTATTGAATCGAGCCTTTCGATCGCTTTGAAACATTGGAAACCATTTTCATCGTAAACAAAATCGATTTCCAGTGAAGACACCATCCGGAAACCAGGAATCCTGGGACACTCGAGGAACTTCGCAGAATATTATAATCCATGCAAAATAAGGGTGACCTCTTACATTAGACGAGTAACGAGTTTAATAGAATAACACTTCGACAACACGAACCACTCGTACGGTACAGATTATGGTAGTTGAATTGTCCAAGTGGAAACTAACTTTCGCACTGGGTCATTGTTAAtcaaataatttgttttttgtttttttttaaatacgaAGGTCCCTCGCTCGAGCTCTTTTGAACCGGGCATCACGTAAGTatggaatattttttaattcaagcTAAATTCGAATATTGTAAATTTCTaatgttttcaatttttataaatttgagaGTTTATATATATCACATTTCTGGTGTGTTATTTAATGGACAACGCACCTTGTGCGTCATGTATTGTATATATCAGGACGCACCATATGTGTCATATGTTATTTATTGGCCAAATGggttaaataattattgaagttaaaaataatcattttcatCGATAAAGTGAATCtcaattatacaatttacCTCCATTGATAAGCCTGTTATCACAGATGTGATGAATATAGCGACAATCGGTAGTGTAGGAAACCTTGCATCCTTTCcctaattattttttacataaaatcattcaagatatttaaataattttctcaaAAGCAACGATTAAATGAATgtatcaataataaaaatcattatcaatgaagataaataaatttttacaaatgtgTACTCTGTTTTTCtagaattttaatgaatagaAGTCTTAATTAGGGgatgaaattgttaaaaaatgtgCAAGGTGCATTGAATCGTCctctatttttcaaagaacCTCAGTGACCTACGATCtcgaataataattacaagTTGGACGATGGTGGGACAgcttaattaaattacacGACGAGGTCGTCAGAGTCCATCGGTGATATAAAAGGATCTCCGAGCTGAAGAAGAGTGTTAAACCAGTTGAGAACAGTGGCTACGACATGCTCGCCTCATTAATTCCGTTCTTCTTAGGTCGGTAAGCCAATTTTCCATTTAACCGCCTTTATCGTCAATCCGTCTAAATCGGGCCAGCAACTGCTTATAACATATAACTAATTATCAATTGTACGAACATTGTAACTTCCCTTGCATTCTGCTTCAATCAAAATGTTCAAAACAACTTAAGATGAGTATCGAATATTATGCCATTTGtgctattttattttcctctgAGTGAAAATTGggtgaaatttttatctagGTGAAAATTGTTATCTAAGTGAAAATTCTTGGGTGGAAAATTTTGTCTAGGTGAAAATTGTGAGCGTGAAAATTCCTGAGTGAAATCTTTTCCTTGGTGAAAactattttgaataatttgaCGATAAGTCGGTCATCTGGAAAACTGTCCTTGAGAATTAAAGTGAAACATTAAttgagaaaattttctttacagTCGCTCGTGTGGCAGTCGACGAAACTGCATGGAAATATGGTCCAGAATACATATTCAATATAGAAATGAATATCATGGAACTGACCAACCCCATGCACTCTGATGCGGTACAAAGATCTAATTACACCGTGATGAATATGTTCTGCAGACCAAAGTCATTCGACAAATTGAATTGTCGCCTGGCAAACGCTAAACGACTCAGCATGGACGtaacaaataataatcaaCTGGATATACCTGAAGAGGAAATGAAACACCTGTATAGCGAAGAACCattcgaaataaaattcaatgaatACGGTATCGATTACTTATTGGTGAACGATCAGATTCCAGTAGGAAATTTGAATGATATCAAATTAATTGCTGAACGTTTAAGCATCGGTGTTGATTTGAATGGAATACCAGATGGagtgtttgaaatttttgaaaattccacGGTTGGACAGTGCAGTGTCACTGTTGGAGTTCATCATTATCCTTCGACGAAGATGATGCACAAGATAAAGAATCCTAGATACGAACTTGAGTCTCTACCACAGTTGAACAAAGTTCCAAGTGAAGCTATAATCATTCAGAAGATAACgaatttgaataattgcaGTTCTTATGCTTCGTTTTACTTTGGATCTTATGGGAACAATGTAGTTGAGTCTGATCTTCAGTCACATTTGGTGAGAGACTtttgtgaaattttgaaaattatcttCTAGGTGAAAATTTGTATCTACGTTAAAATTCTTGGGTGAAAATTTTTCCTAAGTGAAAATTTTGTGCAGGAAAAAATTCTTGGATGAAAATTTTTGACTAGGTGAAAATTCTTGGATGAAAATTTTTGACTAGGTGAAAATTCTTGGATGAAAATTTTTGTCTAGATGAAAATTCTTGGGTGAAAATTTTTGTCTAGGTGAAAATTCTTGGATGAAAATTTTTGGCTGGGTGAAAATTCTTGGATACAAATTTTTGTCTAGGTGAAAATTCTTATCTAGATGAAATCTGTTCATTTTactaaacgattctttttatttctttcacaGGCAAACTCGATCAGCCGTATCTACGTGAGCGATTACCAATTTGATTCATCCTTAACCAGAAACGGCACCATAGGATCTGAGAAAACGAATAATCTAGTGGTTATATCACAACACGTAGGTCTAACTCTAGGCGACATTAGAGCTGGTAAAAGAGAATTGCCTGAACTTTTTGATGCTTCAAAGACGACTATTATGGCTAATGCTGATGTTGACAAATTCTATCCAATGAAATAAATCTCTCGAAAGAAAGAATTTATGATGCTACAGAtggattgaaaaatagatGAATATAGATGAAACTATAAACTATTCACAGTAGAATAAACTGAACTGTTATAAATTTCGATCGCGATTATTATCCTCATAACTGTAAAAGGTAGAAGATAATTTCTTagataaatttctttttatttaaattacggatacattaaattatatctacGGTGACCTACACAGGCACAGAATTATT
Encoded here:
- the LOC114883216 gene encoding uncharacterized protein LOC114883216; this encodes MKTFANDLKIGIISLKQSIANILSSPNELLLDFDLQMLSQFCKKTFYQIHDSIGYLFWYPKVGIKNRVETHNSNWFDFIDSLPIVPHYLATNNGTFVTMKDYLSCAHVINNNSNIITWYLFDYTRPSLQSYLTFYKFYKKMKKTMTDNIIVLENGEYDYPNHTIHIFRCSPDGKHNTRKNCQFEHKTVIELTKNPFIKLYLPVIIGSFDEESSKRMFHLVYRKNIKPKDLFELLVELINILKELQIESIPIHICNSFNFRRILRMLRYLLADDNIKVYVNYKDNHSFFGRKWAFWK
- the LOC114883232 gene encoding uncharacterized protein LOC114883232, which codes for MLASLIPFFLVARVAVDETAWKYGPEYIFNIEMNIMELTNPMHSDAVQRSNYTVMNMFCRPKSFDKLNCRLANAKRLSMDVTNNNQLDIPEEEMKHLYSEEPFEIKFNEYGIDYLLVNDQIPVGNLNDIKLIAERLSIGVDLNGIPDGVFEIFENSTVGQCSVTVGVHHYPSTKMMHKIKNPRYELESLPQLNKVPSEAIIIQKITNLNNCSSYASFYFGSYGNNVVESDLQSHLANSISRIYVSDYQFDSSLTRNGTIGSEKTNNLVVISQHVGLTLGDIRAGKRELPELFDASKTTIMANADVDKFYPMK